One Neomonachus schauinslandi chromosome 9, ASM220157v2, whole genome shotgun sequence DNA segment encodes these proteins:
- the C9H14orf28 gene encoding uncharacterized protein C14orf28 homolog isoform X2 — MKTLFEEIKASIKNNYNQDRSFWRPVLPWGGVFTIKAGRKAVSCTPLYVEIRLKNTCTIDGFLMLLYVILNENENFPRELSLHLGREFVDCFLYLMDTYSFTTVKLLWIWDKMEKQQYKSEVHKASLIIDLFGNEHDNFTKNLENLMSTTQESYCSNWRCPTRVQEDQQRTININPPQEIPHGNLIRLAVDELFCSRIELCEESGCGGLREFSQRVFCHGAPPFVVLNMQHWKSEDLAYVPYYLDLSDHKYLLEGATLFNKEEHHYSAAFQIDGHWMHYDGLRNVNLILLNKPPEFLLLSSLVYIRATEK; from the exons ATGAAGACACTGTTTGAAGAGATCAAAGcatcaattaaaaataactataaccaAGACCGCTCATTTTGGAGGCCTGTTCTTCCTTGGGGAGGTGTTTTTACTATCAAAGCTGGCCGCAAAGCAGTATCCTGTACACCACTCTACGTTGAAATAAGACTGAAAAATACCTGCACCATAGATGGATTCTTGATGTTATTATATGTCAttcttaatgaaaatgaaaattttcccaGGGAACTCTCTCTTCATTTAGGTAGAGAGTTTGTAGactgtttcctttatttaatGGACACCTACAGTTTCACAACTGTGAAGCTACTTTGGATTTgggacaagatggaaaaacagcAATACAAATCTGAAGTTCATAAAGCTTCATTAATAATTGATTTATTTGGGAACGAGCATGATAATTTTACAAAAAATCTCGAAAATCTCATGTCTACCACGCAAGAGAGTTACTGTTCCAACTGGCGATGCCCAACTCGAGTGCAGGAAGATCAGCAACGCACAATTAATATAAA TCCTCCCCAAGAAATTCCTCATGGAAACTTGATACGACTGGCTGTGGATGAGTTATTCTGTTCCAGGATTGAACTGTGTGAAGAGAGTGG GTGTGGTGGCTTAAGAGAATTTTCCCAGCGAGTTTTCTGCCATGGGGCACCCCCTTTTGTTGTCTTAAATATGCAGCATTGGAAATCTGAAGATCTGGCATATGTACCATATTACTTGGATTTATCTGATCACAA GTATTTGTTGGAAGGTGCCACATTATTTAACAAAGAGGAACATCATTATTCTGCAGCCTTCCAAATTGATGGACATTGGATGCACTACGATGGCCTCAGAAAtgtgaatttaattttgttaaataaaccCCCAGAGTTTCTCCTCTTGTCATCATTGGTTTATATTCGagcaacagagaaataa
- the C9H14orf28 gene encoding uncharacterized protein C14orf28 homolog isoform X1 — translation MKSQIYMSYLKLLKCRMKTLFEEIKASIKNNYNQDRSFWRPVLPWGGVFTIKAGRKAVSCTPLYVEIRLKNTCTIDGFLMLLYVILNENENFPRELSLHLGREFVDCFLYLMDTYSFTTVKLLWIWDKMEKQQYKSEVHKASLIIDLFGNEHDNFTKNLENLMSTTQESYCSNWRCPTRVQEDQQRTININPPQEIPHGNLIRLAVDELFCSRIELCEESGCGGLREFSQRVFCHGAPPFVVLNMQHWKSEDLAYVPYYLDLSDHKYLLEGATLFNKEEHHYSAAFQIDGHWMHYDGLRNVNLILLNKPPEFLLLSSLVYIRATEK, via the exons ATGAAATCACAAATTTACATGTCCtatcttaaacttttaaaatgcaggATGAAGACACTGTTTGAAGAGATCAAAGcatcaattaaaaataactataaccaAGACCGCTCATTTTGGAGGCCTGTTCTTCCTTGGGGAGGTGTTTTTACTATCAAAGCTGGCCGCAAAGCAGTATCCTGTACACCACTCTACGTTGAAATAAGACTGAAAAATACCTGCACCATAGATGGATTCTTGATGTTATTATATGTCAttcttaatgaaaatgaaaattttcccaGGGAACTCTCTCTTCATTTAGGTAGAGAGTTTGTAGactgtttcctttatttaatGGACACCTACAGTTTCACAACTGTGAAGCTACTTTGGATTTgggacaagatggaaaaacagcAATACAAATCTGAAGTTCATAAAGCTTCATTAATAATTGATTTATTTGGGAACGAGCATGATAATTTTACAAAAAATCTCGAAAATCTCATGTCTACCACGCAAGAGAGTTACTGTTCCAACTGGCGATGCCCAACTCGAGTGCAGGAAGATCAGCAACGCACAATTAATATAAA TCCTCCCCAAGAAATTCCTCATGGAAACTTGATACGACTGGCTGTGGATGAGTTATTCTGTTCCAGGATTGAACTGTGTGAAGAGAGTGG GTGTGGTGGCTTAAGAGAATTTTCCCAGCGAGTTTTCTGCCATGGGGCACCCCCTTTTGTTGTCTTAAATATGCAGCATTGGAAATCTGAAGATCTGGCATATGTACCATATTACTTGGATTTATCTGATCACAA GTATTTGTTGGAAGGTGCCACATTATTTAACAAAGAGGAACATCATTATTCTGCAGCCTTCCAAATTGATGGACATTGGATGCACTACGATGGCCTCAGAAAtgtgaatttaattttgttaaataaaccCCCAGAGTTTCTCCTCTTGTCATCATTGGTTTATATTCGagcaacagagaaataa